The following is a genomic window from Equus asinus isolate D_3611 breed Donkey chromosome 3, EquAss-T2T_v2, whole genome shotgun sequence.
GTGAGAGATTGTCAGAGAAGTTTTCTTGAAAGAGGTGCTCACTCATGTGAATCTTAAAGATGAGGAGGAATTTCCCAGGTAAATGAGAGCACTGAGGGGCAGAGGACATTCCAAGAGAGGGCCAAGTGAGCAAAGCCGTGGCTATTGGAAAGAGCAGGATGAGGCTAGGAGTAGCAAGAAGCTCATATAGCTGGTGCTCACTCTGTCagtagggagagaggagagaatgaggcaggaggaggtggcagggctgggacacTGGAGACCATGTGCCCCTAAGATCCTGCTTGTCTGTCAGGACCCAGTTTGTATGTTACCTCCTCTGGCAAGCCTCTACGTGTATCTCAAGGTGTTTCCATGGCCCTCTTGCACAGACCACACTGTGACCTTTATTGGCAGTCTACCATGGGGAAGTCTGGAGTAACCTAAAGATTCAGGGCATGtccagaaaatgagaggaaaatagatataaaattcaAACGACATTTATTATGCACACACAACATACAAGAGACTGTGGTCAGTTTTGCAAAAAACACATAGTGGATAAAACTGAAACTCCAAATGTGTTGCTCTTCTTCCATATCTAACCTGCATACTTCCTTCTGCAATGCAGCTAGTCTTTTCTTCTGTTCCCGTAGTAAAGCCGTCTTGATGAATTCAGcaatctataattatttaaagACATTTCAATTAACAGTGAGCACCATTCACTATATTAGATTTTGGCATTATTCCAAGGCTTCTAAAAGAATGGATTTCGATATAAactttgtatttccattttcttaagattattttttaaacttttgtggaAGCAGTAAAGAATAATTAAATTATCTTATATATGATATAAACCAAACAAATACAGGAATGCCAAAATTACAAAAGAATAtgtcaagaaataaataaaggaaatgaggaaatgtcTCTATGGAAACATGGTTGTAACGGATGAAAACAACATGATGACCCTGTTTGATGCTTCCTGTATTATGGAAGCAAAATTTAGGAAGTTGAGATGAGTTATTAACCACAGCAACCATATTACACACTGTATGGATACATTTTCCAGCTAGAAAAATTGCAAGTCATCATAAAAACCTTGATGACCAAAGAATGTCCTCTGTAATGtttcaacattttgaaatttgtgaATATGTTCTTTATGGCCCATATATGGtctcttttagaaaatattccCTGTGTGATTTATGCAGTTGTTGGGTGAAGTGTCCATGTATGTCACTCAGGCCAATTTGTTGATCTGTTGCTTAACTCTTCTATACTGTTATTGATTCTTTACTGCTTTGCCTATTCAACATTGAAACAGTTGTCAGAATCTTTAACAATGATTACGTTTTCATCTAGCgctctttttaatttctctccatTTTGCTTTATGTAATTTGATAGTATTTTACTAAgttcataaaattttagaattattttgtcatttgtaaaattgCCCTCTCTTTACTTTGAATCAGCCTTCTTTATCTCTGACTGCTTCTTTCCTTAAGGCTTAATATATTAATTAGACCTTAATTAATATGTCAGGTATTaactaatatattaataatttatattaataatagattaataattattaataagtaATTAATATATCCATGCCAGATTTCTTTCAGTTAGTTTTTGTATGATAtaacactttctttttatttatttatttattcacttatttattttattgaggtcacattcgtttataacattataaaatttcaggtgtacatggttatattttgacttctgtattgttggcattatgttcaccaccagaCGTCTAGTTACAATCCATGACCAAaaacatgtgcccctttactccttttgccctcccccatccccttcccctctgataaccaccaatctgtcctctgtatctatgtttttgtttgtttattttccacataagAGTGAAGCCacatggtaattgtctttctccatctgaattatttcacttaacatgataccctcaaggtccatccatgttgtcgcaaatagcacagttttgtcttttttatgactgaatagtattccattgtatatatatataccacatcttctttaaccattcatctgtggatgggtgcttgggttgcttccaggtcttggctattgtgaataatgctgcaatgaaaataggggtgcatatatcttttcaaattagtgttttcatgttctttgggttaatactgagaagtggaatagctggatcatatagtagttctatttttaattttttgagaaatctccatactgttttcctagtggctgcaccagtttgcattcccaccagcagtgtttgagggtttctttttctccacagcctctccaacacttgttatatcttattaatatatataaaactttcaattcttttaatttcaagttGTGTTCTAATATTTAAAGTGTGTCCTTTTTAAGCAGTatagattttctgtcttatttataCAGTCTGATAACTTTTGAGTTTTATTTAGACTGTTTATTCCGTTTAAATTTACTCTAATTCTTAGTATAGTTGGATTTAAGTCTACTATCTTGCTATTCTATatagcctttctttttttaaataaactttaaatttgtaataattttagatttacgaAAAATTTGTTAATATGGTACAGAAAGTTCCTTTGGCTCTTTTGCCCAGCATCATCTAATGTTGACATCTTACATAATtattgtacatttgtcaaaactaagaaattagctCTGGTACATTATGTTAACTAAACTTGATTTAGACATCACCAGTTTTCATTGCTGTCCGTTTTCTATTCCACGATCTAATCCTgaataccacattgcatttagtcatcACTTCTCCTTTGTCTTCTCTGATCTGTGATGGATTctcagctttgttttgtttttcacgaCTCTGACACAATTTTGAGGAATACTTGTTAGATATTTTGTAGACTGTTCCTGAATTTGCTTTTTATGATGATTTTCTCCTGATTATACTGGGCATATGAGTTTTCCAGAAGACTATCATAGAGatgaagtgcccttctcatcatACCATGTGGAAGGAATGCATGATATTCACACGACATAACTGGTGATAATAATCTTAGTCTTTTGGTTAAGATGGtatctgccagatttctccactgtaataTTAtagtttttcccttttcctaaTCTCTTCTTCAGAAGTAAGTCGCAAAACCCAGGCCATACTCACGTGGGGAGGGGAATTAAGCTCCATCTTCAAGAGGAGAGAGATTCTACTTAAATTATTAGgcattcttctgtaaggaagatttgtccttTCCCCTGCTTTCCTGTTATTTTGTTCCTTTACTCCttcatttctgccttcttttgtgttatttggatattttcttttattccattttatcacctttttcacttttttttttgaggaagattagccctgagctaacatctgccaccaatcttcctctttttgctgaggaagactggctctgagctaacatttgtgcccatcttcctccgcttgatatgtgggatgcctgccacagcatggcttgccaagcggtgccatgtctgcacccatgatccgaaccggtgaaccctgggctaccaaagtggaatgtgtgaacttaaccgctgcgccactgggccggcccctcctttttgatttttaaatccaAAGTTTTGCATTTCCTTCTTAGTGGTTATCCCAGCAATTACAATATATATTCTTGCTACATTACAATTTTCTTAAGTTAATATTTTCTCCAACAATTGAAGAAACATATTCTAAACCCCTCTATCTCCCTACCTGTCCTTTAtgctatttttgtcattattttactTTCCAGTGTGTATCTCCATAGAtcattattattgctgttttaaaTAGCATAAATTGTTTGAGTTCTGAGGAAGAATCCACTTTTCTGCCTTTTGCTCCCTGCCTCAATAAAAGGAACAGAATTTATTTGCATAATTGTTTGAAAACCACTTACTAAAAATATTTGTGGGATCCCTTGTTAAAATACTGATAAAAATTCAAGTTTATAAAGAAGTAATTTTGAATAATGAACTGGTCAGcaatattttacataaaactgGGATTCTTAAGATGGTTGGGGAGGGCAGTGTGTCAAACACTCCTTCCTAAGTACGAGAAATGTATGGGAAGTAACAGTCCGGAGCAGGTGTAAAGTTAGGCATGACCTACAGTTTGTGCAATACCTTGGGCAGCCATGAGGAACTAAAGatcataaagaataaaacaaaacccaagcatgttattttttacaaaacttttattttcatgtcACTTGTAAAAATATAACAGCAGTTTTAACTTCTCTGTTCCAAGATAGAGAAACATTGCATAATGAATATCAAACCAGGCATTATGCCCTACAAGCAAGACATAAAATGTCTAAGGGAAGCTTCAACATAAAAATGTTGACCACATAATGTGAAATAATTTCAATAAATAGCAACTGACCTGcttttaaacaaatacaaaaaaagatgTGCACACATTTTGTCTGACTCTAATAGTGATCTTGCTGTCTAATTGCTTGGagccccctctcccaccccacaccccccacctccatcacagtgcctggcactcagtgcTCTCCTGATATGTATCAGTTTAATGAGACACTTAAAACCCATCATCTTCAAATTAAATAGCAATCAGGACTGATTATATTTGATTAaacatattctcatttttaaatactaacatataaaatattaaaatacaagctttgaaaaataaatacatacatacatttataaataGAATTCTCACACAAAATAGTCAAACACACTAAACCCTTTCTAAGTGTTGCCATAAGACAATTGTTCTCTTCTTCGTTTTCAGTGCCAATAAGGGCAGGGACCACTTTTCAGGAATCGCCACCAAAgagcttctttcttctctcaaggTCAGTTGGTGCTGCCTCTGTAATGAGAACAAGGTTATGTTACAGGCACTGaggaaagctgttttttttctcaCACTGGCCCCTAGGCTGAAAGGATTTCTGCATGCAAATCCTTGGCCCAGCCCTGCATCCAGAGAAGGTCCCCCTCTACCTATTGCCCTGTATGGCAGAGAACTTGCTCTTCCTTTGCGAAAAAGTGGGGCTGTGGAGTCAAATCTATTATTAGCTTGAAAAAGCTCACTGACTGCCACGTTGGGTTAAAGATTTACATGCATGACCTCGGTTAAGCCTCATATAACAAACACATGGAATAGCTACTATTATCTACCCCACTTTGCTAAGGAAGAAAGGATTAAAAACTCTCACAGGGATCCTAGACTTGAACTCAGGGAGGTCTCACTGCAAACTCCTTGCTCCTCACCACTGAGATTTAGAGGCCCATGCTGCCCAAAAGCAAGAGTTCCACTTGTCAAGTCTGAAGCCCATTAGGGACTGGGGTAAACATTGTTGTTCCTTAATGGGTAGGAGCCATTTTAGCATCATTGGCTAAAGCTACATAATCTTTCAGAAATACATGTTTACCCACACTCATTtaaatggagatggagagatgggGATGGAGGGCATCGGAAATACACTTCTGGCGTTAGAGCAGATTAATGACTTCAATAGCaaatttaattgtaaaataatgattttcagTTCTTCAGCTAAACCCTGGGTTTCTCTGATATAATTTTCAAGGGGCAGATACCAGTATTTGTGACCAATGGTTCTTGTCACACGTGTGAATAAAAACCATAACTCACTTGTTTAGCATCCTATCGATCATTTTCTTAACCATGGGGGCTGCGGGGTTGAGGCAAGCTTTCTGTCCATTTTTGAGAGTGGCtctgcagagagaaggaaaaatgcaCGTGAGGCAGGAAGTGGGGATCAGGTAGAGTGGGGGGCATCGGGACGGTGGAGGTGACAAGGACGGTAGCAGCGGCGGCTCGTGGTGGCACTTACATGACTTCGGTTTGGGCGCAGTGGGAGCCCGCCGGCGTCACCTTCACGCTCTGGATGTTCTTTTGGTGAATCCCCTGCACGGTCTGCAAGCACTGGCAGCGCAGTTCACTGACCACGGGCGCCCCTGCAGGGAGAAAGGACTCGGTTAGCGTGACTGTCCCCCGATAGGCCCACCCGATCCCTGTCCAGCCCTTGGAACCCCAGGGCGCGAGGTCTCACCTGCCGCGCGCCGGGTGGCGGCGAccaggagcaggagcagcagcGCAGCCCGGAGGAGCCGGGGAGCGCAGGAGGcggtggcggtggcggtggcggtggcggcGCGGGCCATGGGGCTCAGCTCAGACGGTCGGGGCGGCGGGGCCTGGAGCGGAAGAGCTAGCAGGATTGCTGGCGGAGCGAGCTCTGTGGCTCCCCGAGCCCGGCGCACCCCTTTTATCCACGATCGGGGCGGGAGAGCTCACAGCCCCAGGCCAGGGAAATTCCCGGACCTCCAGGTCTCTCCCGGGTGCGGCCCCGCCCCTGGGTGGAGCGGAGTTGGGAGACCCGAGGGTGCCGCCCCACCGCATGTCCTCTCTCGCGTGACTGTAACTGCGGGGACTCGAGACTGTTCACTTCCCGCCCGAAATCCCCAAAGAGGGAGTGAGTCGCAGCCATCCTGGAGCTCTGTCTGCGAGGGGGGACCGTGGGAGCCGAGTGACCCCTGGTCGCCAGGCGAGGAGGGTCAGACCCGTTAGACTGATGTAGGGACTGCTCCACATCTTTAAGGAAGACGGTTACTTTTCTTAAAGACATCTCAGTTGCTGAGATTGAAAAAGTTGAGGCGAGAATGGCAGCCTATCgatcctcttttctctttcatttgggTTTTgcagattttattcatttatgaaataagctcactctttaaaaatacatctGTCATCTCAGATTACATGTAAGAACATGTGTCTTGTTCCTAGTGTTTTATGATCTCAAATAAATCACACTTAGTGCCACGTTTTTCTGCGTTGGGATGGGTGGTAGGGTGAGGGGACCAACCACGGCCACAGGTTACTGTTTATTTTAGGACACAGTGCTGTACTCTTTCATCCTTACTTTCTTTGAAATTCTGAGACTTCCCAAACTCTAGCAATTCTTGGAGCAGCAACTTTTTATTGTATAAGAGGCTGTGTTTTCATTCATGACACTCATTCTGGAACTGTGAGAGGCGGTGTTGGGTCAGGAGGCCCACCTTTCTAGTACTGTCCATGGACAGAAAGAATCATAGCCACCAGAGAGCCAATACCTGGCAACTCTTGCCTTTACTCCTCTAAGCAGCAAACAGAAGTGTTTTTTGAAATGTATAAATACCAGATTCCTGGCATTTTCCACTCCACATGGTCTGAATTTCCTGCCTCCTGGGATTGATTCTCTCTTGAGAAATAACTATCAA
Proteins encoded in this region:
- the LOC106829728 gene encoding growth-regulated protein homolog gamma-like — its product is MARAATATATATASCAPRLLRAALLLLLLVAATRRAAGAPVVSELRCQCLQTVQGIHQKNIQSVKVTPAGSHCAQTEVIATLKNGQKACLNPAAPMVKKMIDRMLNKGSTN